The following coding sequences lie in one Eubacterium ventriosum genomic window:
- the metK gene encoding methionine adenosyltransferase, which yields MEKRLFTSESVTEGHPDKICDQISDAILDELMRQDPMSRVACETAITTGLVLVMGEITTKGYVDIQKVVRETIREIGYDRAKYGFDCDTCGVITALDEQSADIALGVDKALEAKENKMTDEEIDAIGAGDQGMMFGYATNETEEYMPYPISLAHKLARKLTEVRKNGTLKYLRPDGKSQVTVEYDENGKPARLDAVVLSTQHDPEVSQEQIHEDIKKYVFDTVLPQDMIDENTKFFVNPTGRFVIGGPHGDSGLTGRKIIVDTYGGYARHGGGAFSGKDCTKVDRSAAYAARYVAKNIVAAGLADKCEIQLSYAIGVAHPTSVMVDTFGTGKLSDEKLVEIIRENFDLRPAGIIKMLDLRRPIYKQTAAYGHFGRNDIDVPWEKTDKVEMLKKYM from the coding sequence ATGGAGAAGAGATTATTTACTTCAGAATCAGTAACAGAAGGACATCCGGATAAAATCTGTGATCAGATTTCAGATGCGATTTTAGATGAACTTATGAGACAGGATCCAATGAGCCGTGTAGCTTGTGAAACAGCTATTACAACAGGTCTTGTACTTGTAATGGGTGAAATTACAACAAAGGGATATGTTGATATTCAGAAAGTTGTAAGGGAAACAATTAGAGAGATTGGTTATGACAGAGCTAAATATGGTTTTGACTGCGATACATGCGGTGTTATTACAGCTCTTGATGAACAGTCAGCAGATATTGCTTTAGGTGTTGATAAGGCATTAGAAGCAAAAGAAAATAAAATGACAGATGAAGAAATCGATGCTATAGGTGCAGGCGATCAGGGTATGATGTTTGGTTATGCAACTAACGAAACAGAAGAATATATGCCTTACCCTATTTCATTGGCTCATAAGCTTGCAAGAAAGCTTACAGAAGTTAGAAAGAATGGTACATTAAAATATTTAAGACCAGATGGAAAGAGCCAGGTAACAGTAGAATATGATGAAAATGGCAAGCCTGCAAGACTTGATGCTGTTGTTCTTTCAACACAGCATGATCCTGAAGTATCACAGGAACAGATTCATGAAGATATTAAGAAGTATGTATTTGACACTGTATTGCCACAGGATATGATTGACGAAAATACTAAGTTCTTCGTTAACCCAACAGGACGTTTTGTAATCGGAGGACCTCACGGAGACAGCGGTCTTACAGGACGTAAGATTATTGTTGATACTTATGGTGGATATGCCCGTCACGGCGGTGGAGCTTTCTCAGGAAAAGACTGTACAAAGGTTGACCGTTCAGCAGCTTATGCAGCAAGATATGTTGCAAAGAATATAGTAGCAGCCGGTTTAGCTGACAAGTGTGAAATCCAGTTATCATACGCAATCGGTGTTGCACATCCAACATCAGTAATGGTAGACACATTTGGAACAGGAAAACTTAGCGATGAAAAATTAGTAGAAATCATTCGTGAAAACTTTGACCTTAGACCTGCAGGAATCATCAAAATGTTAGACCTTAGAAGACCAATCTACAAGCAGACAGCAGCTTATGGCCACTTTGGAAGAAACGACATCGATGTACCTTGGGAAAAGACAGACAAAGTAGAAATGTTAAAAAAATATATGTAG
- a CDS encoding 2-isopropylmalate synthase, with product MNFGKYKRQYFMPPTPTYDWVKKEYIDKAPIWCSVDLRDGNQALIEPMSLDEKLEFFQMLVKIGFKEIEVGFPAASETEYNFMRALIERDMIPDDVTVQVLTQAREHIIKRTFEAVKGAKHAVIHLYNSTSVAQREQVFKKSKDEIKKIAVDGAELLQKLANEVEGNFSFEYSPESFSGTEMDYALEVCNAVLDVWKPTQDNKVIINLPATVENAMPHVFATQIEYMHKNLKYRDAVTISVHPHNDRGCGVATAELSVLAGADRIEGTLFGNGERTGNVDIVTLAMNMISHGVDPHLDFSNMPEICEMYERVTRMKVGPRQPYAGDLVFTAFSGSHQDAISKGMACRAESKDETWTVPYLPIDPVDVGRTYDSDVIRINSQSGKGGVSYILKQSYGLSLPEKMREEVGYSVKDVSDKEHKELSPAWVYQIFEDKYINDNSVFSVPETHYVQRNGIVAEVTIAQNEGTRVVKSTGNGRLDAVSNAFKQYFDISYELSVYEEHSLSRGSSSKAVSYVGISCNGKMYWGVGIDEDIIKSSIYALTVAVNQLVAASGEKKFQDERLTEILNYINTNYLTVTLDELEEQFHLSKPYLSKYIKEKSGKTFGELVKNVRMKKARTLLKGGNMTVESIAEKVGYQNVEHFTRLFKKKYGMTPVQFRNEEK from the coding sequence ATGAATTTTGGAAAGTATAAAAGACAGTATTTTATGCCACCTACACCAACATATGATTGGGTTAAGAAAGAATATATAGATAAAGCACCTATTTGGTGTAGTGTAGACTTAAGAGACGGAAACCAGGCACTTATAGAGCCAATGAGTTTAGATGAAAAATTAGAGTTTTTCCAGATGTTAGTTAAGATTGGCTTTAAAGAGATTGAAGTAGGTTTCCCTGCAGCATCAGAAACAGAATATAATTTTATGAGAGCCCTAATTGAACGTGACATGATTCCCGATGATGTTACTGTTCAGGTTTTAACACAGGCAAGAGAACATATTATTAAGAGAACTTTTGAAGCAGTAAAAGGTGCAAAGCACGCAGTTATTCACTTATATAACTCAACATCCGTGGCACAGCGTGAACAGGTATTTAAAAAGAGTAAAGATGAAATAAAGAAGATTGCTGTTGACGGAGCAGAATTATTACAGAAGCTTGCTAATGAAGTAGAAGGAAACTTTTCATTTGAATATAGCCCTGAAAGTTTTTCAGGCACAGAAATGGATTATGCATTGGAAGTTTGTAATGCAGTGCTTGACGTTTGGAAACCAACACAGGATAACAAGGTTATTATTAACTTACCTGCAACAGTTGAAAATGCCATGCCACATGTTTTTGCAACTCAGATTGAATATATGCATAAGAATTTAAAATATCGTGATGCGGTAACTATTTCAGTTCATCCTCACAATGACAGAGGTTGTGGTGTTGCAACTGCAGAATTAAGTGTTTTGGCAGGAGCAGACAGAATTGAAGGTACTTTATTTGGAAATGGTGAAAGAACAGGTAATGTTGATATAGTTACTTTGGCTATGAACATGATTTCACACGGTGTTGATCCACATCTTGATTTTAGCAACATGCCGGAAATCTGTGAAATGTATGAACGTGTTACAAGAATGAAAGTTGGACCACGTCAGCCATATGCAGGCGATTTGGTATTTACAGCATTTTCAGGTTCACATCAGGATGCTATTTCAAAGGGAATGGCTTGCAGAGCAGAAAGCAAAGACGAAACATGGACAGTTCCATATTTACCAATTGATCCTGTAGATGTAGGAAGAACATATGATTCTGACGTTATCAGAATTAATAGCCAGTCAGGAAAAGGTGGCGTAAGCTATATCTTAAAACAGAGCTATGGTTTATCCTTACCTGAAAAGATGAGAGAAGAAGTTGGATATTCAGTTAAAGATGTTTCAGATAAGGAACATAAGGAATTATCACCTGCTTGGGTTTATCAGATTTTTGAAGATAAATATATTAATGATAATAGCGTATTTAGTGTTCCTGAAACACATTATGTTCAGAGGAATGGAATTGTTGCAGAAGTAACAATTGCACAGAATGAAGGAACAAGAGTTGTTAAGAGTACAGGTAATGGTAGACTTGATGCGGTAAGTAATGCATTTAAACAGTATTTTGATATTAGTTATGAATTATCAGTATACGAAGAGCATTCATTATCAAGAGGTTCATCATCTAAGGCTGTTTCTTATGTGGGAATAAGCTGTAATGGTAAGATGTATTGGGGTGTTGGTATAGATGAAGATATAATAAAGTCATCTATTTATGCACTTACAGTTGCTGTTAACCAATTGGTTGCAGCATCAGGTGAAAAAAAGTTTCAGGATGAAAGATTAACTGAGATTTTGAATTATATTAATACTAATTATCTTACAGTAACATTAGATGAGTTAGAAGAACAGTTCCATCTTTCAAAGCCTTATTTGTCAAAATATATAAAGGAAAAATCCGGAAAAACTTTCGGTGAATTAGTTAAGAATGTTCGTATGAAGAAAGCAAGAACTTTATTAAAGGGTGGCAATATGACAGTTGAATCTATTGCTGAAAAGGTTGGATATCAAAATGTGGAACATTTTACAAGATTATTTAAAAAGAAATATGGAATGACACCTGTTCAATTCCGTAATGAAGAAAAATAA
- a CDS encoding fibronectin type III domain-containing protein, with the protein MKTIKTKVVAIMLVLALALTGCVTQKSTVVINSDGSAKMTTNIKVDKQAAIQAYIQMMKSQGQTVSEAEVTALITLMLPKLKDEGIDVKTVTENGKDYYVIDYSQNIKKGDLQKEFGVEGFDTYVTTDTFYMNGDIMKLLDAEDVDIFAAYKEMGVELKEEDIQTSITVQFPNAIVSTNGAKDASNPNAATFSIPLTGKVNMFATTKAGVTEASVKATIKKLNTVKATKIKSLKANKVKKNAKKATVTLKFKKVKGIKKYEVEYSLKKNFKKSTVKTAKKTTYTIKNLKKGKKYYVRVRATKTNYAGNAIYSKWVKKSVKTKK; encoded by the coding sequence ATGAAAACAATTAAAACTAAGGTAGTAGCTATTATGCTTGTTTTAGCATTAGCATTAACAGGGTGTGTCACACAGAAGTCAACAGTAGTTATTAACAGCGATGGAAGTGCTAAGATGACTACAAATATTAAAGTTGACAAACAGGCAGCTATTCAGGCCTACATTCAGATGATGAAGTCACAGGGACAGACTGTATCAGAAGCTGAAGTAACAGCTTTGATTACATTAATGCTACCAAAATTAAAAGATGAAGGTATAGATGTAAAAACTGTTACTGAGAATGGAAAAGATTATTATGTAATTGACTATTCACAGAATATTAAAAAGGGTGATTTACAGAAAGAATTTGGTGTAGAGGGATTTGATACATATGTTACTACAGATACATTCTATATGAACGGTGACATAATGAAATTATTAGATGCAGAAGATGTGGACATTTTTGCTGCATACAAGGAAATGGGAGTTGAACTTAAGGAAGAAGATATTCAGACAAGCATAACAGTACAGTTCCCTAATGCTATTGTAAGCACTAACGGAGCTAAGGATGCTTCAAATCCAAATGCAGCAACATTTAGCATTCCTTTAACAGGAAAGGTTAATATGTTTGCTACAACTAAGGCTGGTGTTACAGAAGCTTCAGTTAAGGCTACAATTAAGAAACTTAACACAGTAAAAGCTACAAAGATTAAATCTTTAAAGGCTAACAAAGTTAAGAAGAATGCTAAGAAAGCTACAGTTACATTAAAGTTCAAGAAAGTAAAAGGCATTAAGAAATATGAAGTTGAATATTCATTAAAGAAGAACTTTAAGAAGAGCACAGTAAAAACTGCAAAGAAGACTACATACACAATTAAGAACCTTAAGAAAGGTAAAAAGTACTATGTAAGAGTTAGAGCTACAAAGACTAACTATGCAGGAAATGCTATTTATAGTAAATGGGTTAAAAAGTCAGTTAAAACTAAGAAATAA
- a CDS encoding pyridoxamine kinase: MKRVLSIQDISCIGKCSLTVALPIISAMGIETSILPTSILSTHTMFNDFTFRDLTDDMEPIKKHWQKEGFSFDAIYTGYLGSEKQITLVKDYFKTFGNTCKYIIVDPAMADNGKLYSGFDKDFPLKMAKLCKYADVILPNISEAAFMTGMPYPGENASNECIKDLLLSLAKLGSKKIVITGVESADHKFGFMGYDSETKEFFEYYTPKVQMKSHGTGDVFASTFTGALMNDYNIQDSLKIAADFTKACINNTYNDPEAVNYAVNFESEIPYLLKLIRKV; encoded by the coding sequence ATGAAACGTGTTTTAAGCATACAGGATATTTCATGTATAGGTAAATGTTCACTTACCGTTGCCCTGCCTATTATTTCGGCAATGGGCATTGAAACATCCATATTACCTACGTCCATTTTGTCAACACATACTATGTTTAACGATTTTACATTTCGTGATTTAACTGACGATATGGAACCTATTAAGAAGCATTGGCAAAAAGAAGGTTTCTCCTTTGATGCTATTTACACAGGCTATCTTGGAAGTGAAAAACAAATCACTCTTGTAAAAGATTATTTTAAAACTTTTGGAAATACCTGCAAATATATAATCGTCGATCCTGCAATGGCAGACAATGGCAAACTCTATTCAGGTTTCGATAAAGATTTTCCTTTAAAAATGGCAAAGCTTTGCAAGTATGCAGACGTTATTCTTCCTAATATTTCAGAAGCTGCTTTTATGACCGGTATGCCATATCCGGGAGAAAATGCTTCTAATGAATGTATTAAAGATTTGCTTCTAAGCCTTGCCAAACTTGGTTCTAAAAAAATTGTTATTACAGGGGTTGAATCTGCTGACCACAAATTCGGCTTTATGGGATACGATTCAGAAACAAAAGAGTTTTTTGAATACTACACTCCAAAAGTCCAAATGAAATCCCACGGCACCGGCGACGTTTTTGCCAGCACCTTTACCGGAGCGTTAATGAATGATTACAATATTCAGGATTCTTTAAAAATTGCCGCTGACTTTACAAAAGCCTGTATAAACAACACTTACAATGACCCTGAGGCAGTTAACTATGCTGTGAACTTCGAAAGTGAAATACCATATCTGTTGAAGCTGATTAGGAAAGTGTAA